The Eriocheir sinensis breed Jianghai 21 unplaced genomic scaffold, ASM2467909v1 Scaffold677, whole genome shotgun sequence genomic interval gtgtgctGTGCCGATAtagtttggacacgtgatgagaatgggtttgtgaagagagtgtatgagggaaggcttGAGAGAGGGACTGtcagggaaagtgagaagaagaaggaagaggagaagactgcATGGGTATATAAGTGAAGAtttaaagagatagaagaagaggaattgaagagtGAGAGTGCCACAGCAGGGACAGATGGAGGCACTTCTGAgattgagatacacacacacaaacacacacagtgactgactaactactgaggaaatgtagtagtagtagtagtagaaagagagaaagaataaggagaaggaagagaaagagacagaaggctgtgctctctctctctctctctctctctctctctctctctctctctctctctctctctctctctctctctctctctctctctctctctctctctctctctctctctctctctctcaggatgacccccacagtatgttgacaacccacacagacacatatatgggtccccccctctttctctctctatagagctaattctttctcattatttttattatttctcttcctatcagaACCCcgacaaaagatgaagaagaagatgaaagagaagaagaagaagaaggaggaagtgaagaagaaaagtttgtctttcaataataataataaaatatatgttgaaaGAAATCAGTTTAAATTTTgtccatataacacacacacacacacatataccctctccttctcttccttcttttcttcttctttctgcaatACATTAAAACATATTACTATCCAaatctagaagaggaggaggaaggagagggaggcatggagggaaggagagagagagaacagagtggACCAAGGGagacagagtgagggaggagagagaagtaaagagtggtggagagaaagagaagggaaaaggtggataaagaagggaatggaagagagagtgggagggagagggagaaggaggaggaggaggaggaggaaggaagagggaaaaggtggataaagaagagaatggaagagagagtgggagggagaggagggagggaaggagagaagagaaaaggtggataaagaagggaatggaagagagagtgggagggagagggagaaggaggaggaggagggagggaaggaaagagggaaaaggtggataaagaagggaatggaagagagagtgggagggagagggagaaggaggagaggagggagggaaggaaagagaagcgattCTAATATAAGGAGAGATTTGGATGAGGTATAAAtcctggaggggagaggagaggaggaatgggtgaagaatgtaatgaaggcagagacagaggagagggaaagggaggaagaaaggaagagagagggaggaagaatgagagagaggaggaggagaaggaagaagagatattatgaaaaaaactaatataaatcaaaattaaccttctattccttctattatctTCTACTAATCACCAAGACTGTTATACTGATGGTAGATGTAGACAACCTCTCCCTGACTCTGCTCCAGGGAGGCAAGGAGCAGTGTGAGGGCAGTAAAGAAAGTAACCTTGCCCAGGGTCAGGCACCACAAGGACTCAAACCACAAGAAAAGACTGCAAAACATAGAGAGGATAATGTGTTTTGCTTCTTACTgtctgacaacaacaataactattgCCACTGAGAACTGAAGAAATGTTTTGAGAGATCTAACTAATACATGTCCAATATATAGTTCTGGAAATGAGGCAGCTTTCTATATTATGTACTGACAACACTACCAGGCACAGAACACACCAGCAGGACATGAGGGATAACTTTCACCAGTCCtgccccttaaccccttgactgtggatttcttacaagaagacctcaccaagctacagcaatggaacaaaaagtgtctgctacaattcactgaacaaaaatgtaaagtcctgcaccttgggaggggatatccagcacaccaataccacatgggaaacactccactatcaccacagaggcagagaaagacctgggactgtatgctaccaggctaccagtgaaggccaaatccgtgccaattgcagtggtCGGATTAAAGACCCCCACACTCACCTTGAAGCAGAGCGCCGGCCAGTAGCGGCTGTGGGTACGGATGACGTCATTGATGGTCTGCACGGCACTCTTGTTGGGCACCAGCTGGGGCTCAAGGGGGGGGCAGCGGGTCCCCCAGCAAGGCCTTGGCACACAGCGTCATGCAgcagctgatggtggtgaggttgaaGCCGCCCTCCAGTGCCAGAACCATGCGGCCCTCGGCCAGGCCAGACAGAAGGGCCATCATATGTTCAAAGCAATCGGGACTCACGCAgcaacctgggagtgtgtgtgaggctgttactttaggtatgagatgcatgaagggaggaataagggaggaggaagagaaagggagtccttcaatatggaatgcaatggttaggctgtgttactttaggtatgagatgcatgaagggaggaatgggggtgaggaagaggaagggagttcttcactatggaatgcaatggtctgAGATGACAATACATCAGGATacaatataaggagactacaaaatgCTTCATTGCATACACATGGCAGCCCCTGAAGATGTGTTATTAaggcagataaaaataaataaataaataaataaaaaaagcaaaaaagaacaacagagaaattttggataagaaagaacactaaaggaataaagagaggaaaacaagaaacccaAACAGTGAAGGAGTGCACCAGGGAGTGCTGTTATGAAGCCAAAACTCCCGACCATgaactgaaaatataattatggagagagaactgaactgaactgagcagatagtgacagaaaaagagaaagaggcagcagCAGGTAGTCATACAGATAGTGACACCATCCACCAACCTCCAAGTGGGTCCCCGCACCAGCATCAAGGCTGGCAGTGACCAGGACCAGCTGTGGGTTGAACTGGTAGGCCACGGGCAGCACCACCTGAGTGAGAGCCTCTGCGTCACCCATACCACTCtgaaacaacacaagaaaaacactgTGGCTTTAGTAAACACGACTTCTTCCTCCTGAACTGTGGCTGGGAGGAAGGACACTGGACGATGAAATACTAGAGCTGAGGACCATAACTGATTCTTGCATTGGGAGCTTGGATAGCAGGGTGAACCTTCATGTGCTGGACAGGGCTGTGTGGATCTAGACATTGATCACTGGGAAtcataacaggaaaagaaaaaagtgtcaggtaattgtgaatgaatgaaaatgcaATACTTCAGCACCAGTGTAGGGAGAAAAATACTCAGAGGACTTAGCACTCGAGGGTCAATTTTCTGATTTGTAGCTGGGAGGAAAGACACAGGATGGCAAAATAGCTGAATCAagggtttatctctctctctctctctctctctctctctctctctctctctctctctctctctctctctctctctctctctctctctctctctctctctctctctctctctctctctctctctctctctctctctctctctctctctctctctctctctttcctttccttctctcccttggactcttcttcccttctttctccatttaattattcctctttctcctcctccttcctaccatctttccaggcctccatttccttccttccttcctttctttccaagtgAGGGCTGGAGCACTATTTCAAGTTGGTTAACATGTGTTTGAATAGGTATTTAGaacaatcaagacacctctccttctgaaactgatctctcttttggccacttaggCAATTATGGATAAGTAAAATATTGTGCCAAAATTGTTCCTGGTCCATGTAATGTGTCTATGTATTTTTGGGGAGAAAGGACGGACTCTATCTACTTTACCTCCCTTTAACACAACCTTGCTGATGCTGTTGTTATGTCCATTTATTCTGTTTGTCTCACAGTAAGCAAACTGCattgcatttctttcctctccctcttccttctctcccttttcctgaatGGTTCCTGTCTGTTGAGGGAAACAACCTCTCTCTCGAAATAGCTGTTCATTTATTTGGGAAAAAACAAACTCTGGGCACCTGGCTCATAGTTGTCATCATCTGATTAACCTTAAAAGATGCAGCATTGAAAGACTCCATCTGACATCTTCACTACCAGGTCAATGAACACAGTACAGATAAACTTATCAATTCATGAAAGGTAATACAGCAAATGTCAGGAGATAACTGGGAGTACCTACCTATcacactatctatctgtctctctatctatctatctaggcaTAGTATTTGGACATGAAGAGCTCTCACGTCAAAGGCAGGTCCGGTGAGGGTCAGAGAGTAGGACATGAAGCAAGCGACCAGTGAGCAGCATTCTCAAACTGCAACAATGTCTGTGTAAAAGTAATTCCAAAAAGGGTCAAGGAAACTTGGTCCCATGAAGGTGCAGCACACttgttaaccccttggctgcagatttccaGCCAGAagacagacctcaccaagctacaggagtggaacgaaaatgtctgctacaattcaatgaagaaaatgtaaagtcctgcaccctgggaggatatctagcacaccaataccacacgggaaacactccactatccaccacagaggcagaaaaagacatgggagtgtatgttaccaggctaccagtgaagggatatccagcacactaataccaaatgggaaacactccactatccaccacagaggcagagaaagtcctgggagtgtatgttaccaggctaccagtgaagggatatccagcacactaataccacatgggaaacactccactatccaccacagaggcagagaaagtcctgggaggTACCAAGAGCTGCCTCAGGTACATCAGAGTACTTAGACTATCTTCATTATGTTTTGTCTGTGAATGAAAAAACACCTTAGTGTGTAGTGCACTTACCCTTCTGTAAGGCTGCGTGTTGCTCCACCTGCTCGTcacacaccagacacagcctCGGAGACTCACTCAGCACCACGGCCTCTGAAGACAAGGCACAGAGCTCCTCAGTGACTCCTGTTTGCTGTGACTGAGCTTCCTATGAAAGGTgtacacctctccctcttccttctcctcctcctcctcagccattattattggtccactgcagtacaaaggcatttcctaatgttcccaacctctcacatctccttcactccctcccttcccttaactctcctttcccctccttcctttccctttctttacctccctctcccttcctccctgcttccttttctttccctctcaaccccctctctctctccctcttcctctttgccttgcGTAAGCAAcataaggagcgtaagcaacagaagccccgaagtcttcctcaaactatatttagcattagttagacctcatcttgactatgcggttcagttctggtcaccttactatagaatggatatcaaaatgttagaatcggtgcagaggaggatgactaagatgattcaggggttgagaaacttgccatacgaggaaagactcaaacagttaaacttgcattctctagaaaggcgaagggtgcgtggagacatgatcgaggtttataaatggatgaagggctttaataagggagacattcataaggttttgttggtaagagaaccgggtaggacacgaagtaatgggtttaaactggataaattcagattcaacagggacataggcaaaaattggtttactaacagggtggtggatgagtggaataggcttagcagtcatgtggtgagtgccaatacaattgtcacattaaaaaatagaccagataaattcatggacagcgatattaggtggggttagatacacgggagcttagggtcaaaggagctgcctcgtacaggcctaccggcctcttgtagactcctgcgttcttatgttcttatgttccctccctctcttccattgtttcctttctcctcttccttccctctccctctccctctttctcctcctcctccttatcctcttcttcctccaatttgAATACAGCATTATTTTCTATTACAGGCTTTTActataattttctctcctccttttccttcctcctcctcctactccaatcTAAAGACCCAACCATGAGCAGAGACTAGAGGAGTGACTCAATgccattccttttcatctcctgtctcacacacctcctcctcctcctccttctttctctaccaatGTGAACACAACATTACTCTCTCCTACATGCACTTATGgtacttctttctccccctcgtaCCTGCAGCAGTGAGCCAGCCGAGAGCAGGGCACAGACgttggtggcggggtggaggtagACAGACTTGTAGTTCTCTTGAAGGGTCTGCAGCTCCTCCTCTCGCTGGGCCTGGAGGCTGAACATGAAGGCCACGTGTTCCTGGCTGTGCATGAGCTCCACCTCCTCACGCTGGGCCACCGAGGCTGTGCAAGgatggatagagggagggagaaaagggttaGATTAGGATTAGactctttctttatcaatatCTCTTTGACATCATCTATAAATCTCTATTTCTCATttactctctcccatctctccttcctttatccagaATCTGTTttgcatcatatatatatatatatatatatatatatatatatatatatatatatatatatatatatatatatatatatatatatatatatatatatctctctctctctctctctctctctctctctctctctctctctctctctctctctctctctctctctctctctctctctctctctctctctctctctctctctctctccttcctcaattcTAATTCCAACAATGAGAACAACTTCTTTGCCTCAACTCAACCCAACTGATCCTACTGGCTGACACTGCATCATGTTTATAAAGCAGGTCCAAGGAATAGAGAGCTGCATACCCTCTATGCTTTACTATGGGTGGCTATACAGGTGTTAGCCAGTGCAGGTGTGAAGGGAGACTCATACTAAGCAAGGCGAACAAGGAGAAGTAAACAACGGAACAGTGAACGACGGAACAGTGACATAAACATGAACAAACACATCATACAGACAGTgcctccaccacccacctgcaGCCGCTGGCCTCGTCCCAGCACCCCGGCACGCCCCAGCATCTCCCACACCCACTGGATGCACTCTGGCTGCTCTGGATGTTCCctttgtgtgggggggagagggggaaagagggtgaATTAGTGTGTAcctctgtgtgttgtggtgtgagggaAACTTGTCTGGTAAAAAAGGTTGCTCTAGTACGAGGGTAGAAAGCTGCCTCAAGGGGTTATGTGTGGTCAAAGTTATGGTAGTTAAGTGTTGGTTAGATAAGTGAGGAAAGCTTTGTCTTCTAGCTCTGGTAAAGAGTATTAAAGCTGCCTGAATGGGTGACATATGTAACAAGGAAttgggtgaaaataaataaatggtatgcagaaagttggaaagtttcgtttagtcggtgcaacatctgtggtcatatgccagagagagacagaagggaaggaattataggagaagggaacagatcccaggagacgggacacaacccccgattaatacctggtacccattcactgctggctggacaggggcgtggggtatcggtaaagccgcccaaatttttccactccacccaggaatcgaacccgggctctctcggttgtgagccgagtgtgctaaccactgcaccacgaagtcctCTATAAATGGTATGTTTGAGGGAAACTCTGAGTCTTTTTGAAGTAAAAGCTCTGGTAAAAAGATGCCATGTGTTGCCTAAGTGGGTTTGGTGTGGACAAGAAATTCGGTCCAAGTAGATATATATGTGAGGGAAACTTGGTCTTCTTGAGGTAAAAACTCTGGCAGGTACCAAGAGCTGCCTCGGGTACATCAGAGTACTTAGACTATCTTCATTATGTTTTGTCTGTGAATGAAAAAACACCTTAGTGTGTAGTGCACTTACCCTTCCGTAAGGCTGCGTGTTGCTCCACCTGCTCGTcacacaccagacacagcctCGGAGACTCACTCAGCACCACGGCCTCTGAAGACAAGGCACAGAGCTCCTCAGTGACTCCTGTTTGCTGTGACTGAGCTTCCTATGAAAGGTgtacatccctccctcttccttctcctcctcctcctcagccattattattggtccactgcagtacaaaggcatttcctaatgttcccaacctccctcacatctccttcactccctcccttcccctccttcctttccctttctttgcctccctctcccttcctccctgcttccttttctttccctctcaaccctcctctctctctccctcttcctctttgccttcccttttctttccttccctccctctcttccattttttcctttctcctcttccatccctgtccctctccctctttctccccctccctcctccccttccttcccttcctccctacataccttccctcctcagctgcaGCAGTTTCTCACCAATCCTCTCCCTGAGCTGCTGGTCTGTGGTGTCAGGAGCTGCATGGCGTCTCTGGTCTGGAGGCGTAAGGGCCAGACACCCACCAGGCCTTGGAAGGAGAGGCTCGGGTTGAAGGTGCTGGGatcagcctcgccccgcacctcctGCTGGCATAAGGACCCCTGGTACTGGAAGCAGCGCCAGTGTGCCCGCTGGACATACACCAGGCTCAGCAGTGTCTCCTGAAGGctggggaggacagggaagggagaggaaggtcaatGTTGAGAAAAAGAGCAGGTTAACTATAGGAAAAAGACATTGTTTCTGAGATCCAAGAAAGGCCatcaaggaaaaataagacaatgCTACAGGCCCAAACAGCTTCCTcttaatgagcagacatggatagggaaaataaaatagacagcgacagtaaagtaaggagaataataataataaaaaagagggacaaaaacaatattaaaacaaaacagtTCAATAAATCCTGCATCAGAGAtaaggcagacagagagatagataaatggatatagacagactgagatagatagatagataaagacagatataagcagagatagatagacaggcatagagatggacagattgatacagaaagatatagacagacagacagctatcaGGCACCTTGGTGATGGCTGCAGGGGGGTCCAGCAGGGGGGCAGTGGTGGCCCAGCAAGGCACTGAGGGTGTGGGCGGCACTCTTGGCCTGGACGGCAGGCACCACCCACCCTGCACACACAACAGGgattgcttattattattattattattattattattattattattattattattattattattattactattattattatcaatattactatcATCCTGCTATGTTATAATAATAATTGTCTAAGCTATTTTTTAGATTtctgtgcaatattttttttcaagttttcagtgatgtatcaatttttttttcccaatTGAATTCTTTAGGGAGGTAGAATGCATAccagtgtgtggatgtgtggtgCTCAGTTCCTGCCACAATGTTTGGGTGAGGTCAGACTggtcacctccagcaccagcaccaccttgccccgtgccagggccatcagctgggaggtgaggtgtgtgtacaggcctggccacacctccagcaccagcaccaccttgccccgcgccagggccatcagctgggaggtgaggtgtgtgtacaggcctggccacacctccagcaccagcaccaccttgccccgtgccagggccatcagctgggaggtgaggtgtgtgtacaggcctggccacacctccagcaccagcaccaccttgccccgcgccagggccatcagctgggaggagAGCTGATTGtccaggcctggccacacctccagcaccagcaccaccttgccccgcgccagggccatcagctgggaggtgaggtgtgtgtacaggcctggccacacctccagcaccagcaccaccttgccccgcgccagggccatcagctgggaggtgaggtgtgtgtacaggcctggccacacctccagcaccagcaccaccttgccccgcgccagggccatcagctgggaggtgaggtgtgcgtacaggcctggccacacctccagcaccagcaccaccttgccccgcgccagggccatcagctgggaggtgaggtgtgcgtacaggcctggccacacctccatctCACCCTGAAACGCCAGATggtaaaataaagtataataaatatgctgtattattattattattattactattgtgttTGGCTTCCCTGTTAAGAGTGGTTCATAATGGGAAGTTTGTGATACAgttgagtaaaataaaatatatataccatcttttattattattactagtattagtattaatagtaatagtagtagtattatcatcatcattattatgaggCTTGACTTCCCTGCTGGAGTGATTCACACTGGCAAGTGTCTGGATGAGGAGACAGAGCTGagaacatccatgaatttataaaaGTAAGTACAGTTGTATGAAAGCAGATATGGAGGCAGGTTAACACAAGCTTAGTTAAAATCCTCTATACTATGACTAAGTTAATGCATACAAAAACCAGACAAGCAAGCAGaggcagacacaaacacacacacacacacacacacacagatacattgtGACTTAGAATGAccttgaaaatagataaaattgaGCTCAAgcaaaaaatattcatgaattaaAGCTAAACTTGATAAACTGAAATTTGGAGACAGGACCAGCGTAAAGCATCCTGTATatcactaggtaaatacacacacacacacacacacacacacacatacaacctccacCTAACACATACACAAGAGCCCACAAGTGTAGCTCAATTCCTATATAtcacaactatagtctgttcacttaattctgacccaagctgacaacataaacctaagcgtggtcATAAGCACAGTGcatattagcagaaagtgctgcgtgagataaacacaaacagaggttaaagaaaacttggaagccacagcagcagccagtcagcactcagcttgcaaacacacttaggtttatgttgtcagcttgggtctgaCTTAAGAGAACAGACTTTAGTAAGGCTttaggccaagagagagagactgagagagcagGACTTGCCTTTTCATCCCCCACTGCCGAGTCATAACCAGCAGACACAACACTATAACTAACTCAGGACCAAACTAGAAGAGAAAATAGTCGTGCTTAGGGTTCAAACGGCACACCAGGTTCAGTCTAGCCTCCTCCGATCATATGCTGAGGTTtgtgcataggtgtgtgtgtgtgtgtgtgtgtgtgtgtgtgtgtgtgtgtgttggggtcctaATCGGTCAATCAGATTGTATCTTACTGACAAAATGTGTCAAGTGTAGCAATTTCAATATGGTATGCCACATAAACTGTACTGCATTGTAGGGATCTTGCTTTTCCTGTCTCTCAAGCCTGGACATCTAATGCCACCtagtaatgaaggggaaaaaattcacactaagctgcacacaactttctactctgtctcattcctatgctatacaaatcccttatgcaggaatAAACCACCGTCtgcattcctttatcccttttgctggtacactctggaacaaacaagcttcctttgtctgtgcttcctcctgcccatgacttgaactctttcatgaggggaatatcaagacacctctccacctgtaactgactctctccagaccactcacttctatctacttttacaggagcaatgcatagtgggcttttttccccttgagctgcttcattaactggacaaaggaaaaaaagaaaaagagcttctCACTCCCTTGGCCTCTGCCTTTTCCTGACCTACTAACAAAGACCAGAGCTGCCCAGCCTCAACCTCTGCCTCACCTGCTTCTCCAGACTTGCCATCGGTTGCTGCCGCTGCCGCACCCCCAGCAAGAGGCTGACCGCGCGGGGATTCCTGGCTGACGTCTTCCTCTGGGGCGTGTCTTCCGTCATCCTGCAACACAAAGGTTCACCTTCATCAACTGGTTAAGATTTATTTCAGAGGCAATATTTGCCCAAGGTTTTTGATATGGGGTCATTTTCAATAATTTTAAATGTAGAAATTCAAGTGTCACAAAACAGAGCCTTGAGGACACATTATTGTGGGGATAAATGCCTAACAGATAGGTAATAACCAATATCTATAAACATTGCAAAGTGGATCACAGGGATTTATCAAAAATTACCCCGTGTGCTGCCACTCCATGTTTTCTAGGGTGAATACAAACCCATCAAA includes:
- the LOC126993795 gene encoding uncharacterized protein LOC126993795 gives rise to the protein MTEDTPQRKTSARNPRAVSLLLGVRQRQQPMASLEKQGEMEVWPGLYAHLTSQLMALARGKVVLVLEVWPGLYAHLTSQLMALARGKVVLVLEVWPGLYTHLTSQLMALARGKVVLVLEVWPGLYTHLTSQLMALARGKVVLVLEVWPGLYTHLTSQLMALARGKVVLVLEVWPGLYTHLTSQLMALARGKVVLVLEVWPGLYTHLTSQLMALARGKVVLVLEVTSLTSPKHCGRN